One genomic window of Hyperolius riggenbachi isolate aHypRig1 chromosome 7, aHypRig1.pri, whole genome shotgun sequence includes the following:
- the LOC137525336 gene encoding trichohyalin-like: MEGKENTVVERVQDGVRRKRKVVERVQDGVKRKRRVVEREQDGVRRKHKAVERLQDGVMRKRKVVEREQDGVKRKCKVVEREQDGVRRKRKVVERVQDGVKRKRRVVEREQDGVRRKRKVVERVQDGVRRKRKVVEREQDGEKRKCKVVEREQDGVRRKRKVVERVQDGVRRKRKVVEREQDGVRRKRKVVERVQDGMWRKRKAVEREQDGAKRKRKVVEREQDGVKRKCKVVEREQDGARRKHRVVEREQDGARRKRKVVEREQDGGKKKCKVVEREQDGVRRKRKVVEREQDGVRRKRKVVEREQDGVKRKRKVVEREQDGVRRKRKVVEREQDGAKRKRKVVERVQDGVRRKCKVVEREQDGVKRKHKVVERVQDGVKRKCRVVEREQDGVRRKHKAVERLQDGVMRKRKVVEREQDGVKRKCKVVEREQDGVRRKRKVVERVQDGVRRKRKVVEREQDGEKRKCKVVEREQDGVRRKRKVVERVQDGVRRKRKVVESEQDGVRRKRKVVERVQDGMRRKCKAVEREQDGAKRKRKVVEREQDGVKRKCKVVEREQDGARRKHRVVEREQDGARRKRKVVEREQDGGKKKCKVVEREQDGVRRKRKVVEREQDGVRRKRKMVEREQDGVKRKRKVVEREQYGVRRKRKVVEREQDGSKRKRKVVERVQDGVRRKCKVVEREQDGVKRKRKVVEREQDGVKRKCKVVEREQNGEKRKCKVVEREQDGVRRKRKVVEREQDGVRRKRKVVERVHDGVRRKRKVVEREQDGVRRKRRVGERRQYGVKRKCRVVEREQDGGKRKRKVVERAQDRVKRKFKVVEREQDGVRRKRKVVEREQYGVRKKCRVVEREQDGVRRKCRVVEREQDEVRRKRRVVERGQYGVKRKCRVVEREQDEGKAKCKVVERAQDGVKRKSKVVERVIWSEEKTQGGGERARWSEEKTQGGGERARWIEEKVQGGGERAKWSEEKMQGGGENAIWSEEKTKGGGERARWSSHHKHTLASMFSHKIVVGIRFVSFSEDSQ; the protein is encoded by the coding sequence ATGGAGGGAAAAGAAAACACGGTGGTGGAGAGAGTGCAAGATGGAGTGAGGAGGAAGCGCAAGGTGGTGGAGAGAGTGCAAGATGGAGTGAAGAGGAAACGCAGGGTGGTGGAGAGAGAGCAAGATGGAGTGAGGAGAAAGCACAAGGCGGTGGAAAGACTGCAAGATGGAGTGATGAGAAAACGCAAGGTGGTGGAGAGAGAGCAAGATGGAGTGAAGAGGAAATGCAAGGTGGTGGAGAGAGAGCAAGATGGAGTGAGGAGAAAACGCAAGGTGGTGGAGAGAGTGCAAGATGGAGTGAAGAGGAAACGCAGGGTGGTGGAGAGAGAGCAAGATGGAGTGAGGAGAAAACGCAAGGTGGTGGAGAGAGTGCAAGATGGAGTGAGGAGAAAACGCAAGGTGGTGGAGAGAGAGCAAGATGGAGAGAAGAGGAAATGCAAGGTGGTGGAGAGAGAGCAAGATGGAGTGAGGAGAAAACGCAAGGTGGTGGAGAGAGTGCAAGATGGAGTGAGGAGAAAACGCAAGGTGGTGGAGAGAGAGCAAGATGGAGTGAGGAGAAAACGCAAGGTGGTGGAGAGAGTGCAAGATGGAATGTGGAGAAAACGCAAGGCGGTGGAGAGAGAGCAAGATGGAGCGAAGAGAAAGCGCAAGGTGGTGGAGAGAGAGCAAGATGGAGTGAAGAGAAAATGCAAGGTGGTGGAGAGAGAGCAAGATGGAGCGAGGAGAAAACACAGGGTGGTGGAGAGAGAGCAAGATGGAGCGAGGAGAAAACGCAAGGTGGTGGAGAGAGAGCAAGATGGAGGGAAGAAAAAATGCAAGGTGGTGGAGAGAGAGCAAGATGGAGTGAGGAGAAAACGCAAGGTGGTGGAGAGAGAGCAAGATGGAGTGAGGAGAAAACGCAAGGTGGTGGAGAGAGAGCAAGATGGAGTGAAGAGAAAGCGCAAGGTGGTGGAGAGAGAGCAAGATGGAGTGAGGAGAAAACGCAAGGTGGTGGAGAGAGAGCAAGATGGAGCGAAGCGAAAGCGCAAGGTGGTGGAGAGAGTGCAAGATGGAGTGAGGAGAAAATGCAAGGTGGTGGAGAGAGAGCAAGATGGAGTGAAGAGAAAGCACAAGGTGGTGGAGAGAGTGCAAGATGGAGTGAAGAGGAAATGCAGGGTGGTGGAGAGAGAGCAAGATGGAGTGAGGAGAAAGCACAAGGCGGTGGAAAGACTGCAAGATGGAGTGATGAGAAAACGCAAGGTGGTGGAGAGAGAGCAAGATGGAGTGAAGAGGAAATGCAAGGTGGTGGAGAGAGAGCAAGATGGAGTGAGGAGAAAACGCAAGGTGGTGGAGAGAGTGCAAGATGGAGTGAGGAGAAAACGCAAGGTGGTGGAGAGAGAGCAAGATGGAGAGAAGAGGAAATGCAAGGTGGTGGAGAGAGAGCAAGATGGAGTGAGGAGAAAACGCAAGGTGGTGGAGAGAGTGCAAGATGGAGTGAGGAGAAAACGCAAGGTGGTGGAGAGCGAGCAAGATGGAGTGAGGAGAAAACGCAAGGTGGTGGAGAGAGTGCAAGATGGAATGAGGAGAAAATGCAAGGCGGTGGAGAGAGAGCAAGATGGAGCGAAGAGAAAGCGCAAGGTGGTGGAGAGAGAGCAAGATGGAGTGAAGAGAAAATGCAAGGTGGTGGAGAGAGAGCAAGATGGAGCGAGGAGAAAACACAGGGTGGTGGAGAGAGAGCAAGATGGAGCGAGGAGAAAACGCAAGGTGGTGGAGAGAGAGCAAGATGGAGGGAAGAAAAAATGCAAGGTGGTGGAGAGAGAGCAAGATGGAGTGAGGAGAAAACGCAAGGTGGTGGAGAGAGAGCAAGATGGAGTGAGGAGAAAACGCAAGATGGTGGAGAGAGAGCAAGATGGAGTGAAGAGAAAGCGCAAGGTGGTGGAGAGAGAGCAATATGGAGTGAGGAGAAAACGCAAGGTGGTGGAGAGAGAGCAAGATGGATCGAAGCGAAAGCGCAAGGTGGTGGAGAGAGTGCAAGATGGAGTGAGGAGAAAATGCAAGGTGGTGGAGAGAGAGCAAGATGGAGTGAAGAGAAAGCGCAAGGTGGTGGAGAGAGAGCAAGATGGAGTGAAGAGAAAATGCAAGGTGGTGGAGAGAGAGCAAAATGGAGAGAAGAGGAAATGCAAGGTGGTGGAGAGAGAGCAAGATGGAGTGAGGAGAAAGCGCAAGGTGGTGGAGAGAGAGCAAGATGGAGTGAGGAGAAAACGCAAGGTGGTAGAGAGAGTGCATGATGGAGTGAGGAGAAAACGCAAGGTGGTGGAGAGAGAGCAAGATGGAGTGAGGAGAAAACGCAGGGTGGGGGAGAGACGGCAATATGGAGTGAAGAGAAAGTGCAGGGTGGTGGAGAGAGAACAAGATGGAGGGAAGAGAAAGCGCAAGGTGGTGGAGAGAGCGCAAGATAGAGTGAAGAGAAAATTCAAGGTGGTGGAGAGAGAGCAAGATGGAGTGAGGAGAAAACGCAAGGTGGTAGAGAGAGAGCAATATGGAGTGAGGAAAAAATGCAGGGTGGTGGAGAGAGAGCAAGATGGAGTGAGGAGAAAATGCAGGGTGGTGGAGAGAGAGCAAGATGAAGTGAGGAGAAAACGCAGGGTGGTGGAGAGAGGGCAATATGGAGTAAAGAGAAAGTGCAGGGTCGTGGAGAGAGAACAAGATGAAGGGAAGGCAAAGTGCAAGGTGGTGGAGAGAGCGCAAGATGGAGTGAAGAGAAAATCCAAGGTGGTGGAGAGAGTAATATGGAGTGAGGAGAAAACACAGGGTGGTGGAGAGAGAGCAAGATGGAGTGAGGAGAAAACGCAAGGTGGTGGAGAGAGAGCAAGATGGATTGAAGAGAAAGTGCAAGGTGGTGGAGAGAGAGCAAAATGGAGTGAGGAGAAAATGCAGGGTGGTGGAGAGAATGCAATATGGAGTGAGGAGAAAACAAAGGGTGGTGGAGAGAGAGCAAGATGGAGTTCCCACCATAAACACACATTAGCCAGCATGTTCtcccacaaaatagtggtaggtattagatttgtgagcttctctgaggacagccagtga